A genomic stretch from Candidatus Krumholzibacteriia bacterium includes:
- the iolD gene encoding 3D-(3,5/4)-trihydroxycyclohexane-1,2-dione acylhydrolase (decyclizing), with amino-acid sequence MTPTTESDPRLDGGRASQETVRLSMAAALVRFLTAQYIERDGVEHRLIHGVAGIFGHGNVAGLGQALEEHGGAELPFIQPKNEQGMVHMAVAFAKARHRLGALACTTSVGPGATNMVTGAATATVNRLPVLLLPGDVFANRLPAPVLQQLEHPHSMDTSVNDCFKPVSRYWDRIQRPEQLLAALPEAMRVLASPSETGAVTLCLPEDVQAEAWDYPARFFAKKVYRVPRPRCSPDEIAAVAALVRAGKRPLLVAGGGVHYAEARVALREFVETTAIPVGVTQAGKGALPDAHPSCLGAIGVTGTAATASLAREADVVLLVGTRLGDFTTASKTLFQNPAVRFVAIQINAFDAHKHGALPLVGDARAILQDLRAALQGYSVCPGYAAEIVTARAAWERCRQALVHPAAASRSLVQGEVIRIVNETVPEHATVVHAAGGLPGDLHKLWRSRDVDDYHAEYGYSCMGYEIAGALGVKLARPDREVFALVGDGSYLMLHTELVTALQEDLKITIVLLDNGGYQCIHGLQRACGGNSFGNEFRRRSQANGRLEGERLEIDFAQNARSLGAVGLRAENEDELVAALAAASSEKRSVLIHVPVEPSPLPGFAWWDVPVAEASDETSVQDERRRYEEARRKRIFYY; translated from the coding sequence ATGACCCCAACGACTGAGTCCGACCCCCGCCTCGATGGCGGCCGTGCAAGCCAGGAGACGGTGCGCCTCAGCATGGCTGCAGCTCTCGTGCGCTTCCTCACTGCCCAGTACATCGAGCGCGACGGCGTGGAGCATCGGCTCATCCACGGCGTCGCCGGCATCTTCGGACACGGCAACGTCGCGGGTCTCGGTCAGGCCCTGGAAGAGCATGGTGGAGCAGAGCTCCCCTTCATCCAGCCGAAGAACGAGCAAGGCATGGTGCACATGGCGGTGGCCTTCGCCAAAGCGCGGCACCGCTTGGGTGCGCTCGCCTGCACCACCTCCGTCGGCCCGGGGGCGACGAACATGGTGACCGGTGCCGCCACCGCCACGGTGAACCGACTGCCCGTGCTGCTCCTCCCCGGTGATGTCTTCGCCAACCGGCTGCCGGCGCCCGTCCTGCAGCAGCTCGAACACCCGCACAGCATGGACACGAGCGTGAACGATTGCTTCAAGCCGGTGTCGCGCTACTGGGATCGCATCCAGCGACCCGAGCAGTTGCTCGCCGCGCTGCCCGAAGCGATGCGTGTGCTGGCGTCACCGTCGGAGACAGGAGCGGTGACGCTCTGTTTGCCCGAGGACGTGCAAGCGGAAGCCTGGGATTACCCGGCGAGGTTCTTCGCCAAAAAGGTGTACCGGGTGCCCCGACCGCGCTGCAGTCCCGACGAAATCGCGGCGGTGGCGGCGTTGGTGCGCGCGGGGAAGCGGCCCCTCTTGGTGGCTGGCGGCGGCGTGCATTACGCCGAGGCCAGGGTGGCGCTGCGGGAGTTCGTCGAGACCACAGCGATCCCGGTCGGCGTGACCCAGGCGGGGAAGGGCGCGCTGCCCGACGCTCACCCCTCGTGCCTCGGGGCCATCGGCGTCACCGGAACAGCCGCAACGGCTTCGCTCGCCCGGGAAGCCGATGTCGTCCTGCTCGTAGGCACCCGCCTCGGCGACTTCACGACGGCGTCGAAGACCCTGTTCCAGAATCCCGCCGTGCGCTTCGTCGCCATCCAGATCAATGCTTTCGATGCGCACAAGCACGGAGCGCTGCCGCTGGTCGGTGATGCCCGAGCGATCCTGCAGGACCTCCGTGCCGCCTTGCAGGGGTATTCGGTGTGTCCGGGCTATGCCGCCGAGATCGTCACCGCCCGCGCGGCATGGGAGCGCTGCCGGCAGGCGCTCGTCCATCCAGCCGCTGCGAGCCGCAGTCTCGTGCAGGGCGAGGTCATCCGCATCGTCAACGAAACGGTGCCCGAGCACGCCACGGTGGTGCACGCCGCTGGCGGACTGCCGGGGGATTTGCACAAGTTGTGGCGCTCGCGCGATGTCGACGACTACCACGCGGAGTACGGCTACTCGTGCATGGGCTACGAGATCGCCGGGGCGTTGGGGGTGAAGCTGGCGCGGCCGGATCGCGAGGTCTTCGCCTTGGTCGGCGACGGCAGCTATCTCATGCTGCACACCGAGCTCGTGACGGCCCTCCAGGAGGACCTCAAGATCACCATCGTGCTGCTCGACAACGGGGGCTACCAGTGCATCCACGGACTGCAGAGAGCTTGCGGCGGTAACAGCTTCGGCAACGAATTCCGTCGCCGCAGCCAGGCGAACGGCCGCCTCGAGGGCGAGAGGCTGGAGATCGACTTCGCCCAGAACGCCCGCAGCCTGGGTGCCGTGGGGCTTCGAGCCGAGAACGAGGACGAGCTCGTCGCCGCCCTGGCAGCGGCGAGCAGTGAGAAACGCAGCGTGCTCATCCACGTACCGGTGGAGCCGAGCCCGCTGCCCGGTTTCGCCTGGTGGGACGTGCCCGTGGCCGAGGCCTCGGATGAGACTTCGGTGCAGGACGAACGCCGGCGCTACGAAGAGGCGCGGCGGAAGCGGATCTTCTACTACTGA